In the Topomyia yanbarensis strain Yona2022 chromosome 3, ASM3024719v1, whole genome shotgun sequence genome, one interval contains:
- the LOC131687578 gene encoding uncharacterized protein LOC131687578, whose product MECDEANWTRRLQQEAPRSGRDLNYDDERDARLLSVRLNVLEQVGAEYYTVRAKLELLQEEEEEKQQAGAEPAVKEEALHHLEETNYQAMHDFDDRFCTLKAELLELQLCKDTLHTSHNDSDSSAHRTSTISRVKLPEIRLPNFSGRIHEGVTFRDTFRSLIDQSAQLNEIDKFTYLRASLSGEALQEINSVEVSAANYDVAWKALQKRY is encoded by the exons ATGGAGTGCGACGAGGCCAATTGGACGCGACGATTGCAGCAGGAAGCACCACGATCCGGACGGGATCTG AACTATGACGATGAACGGGATGCGCGTCTATTAAGTGTGCGATTGAACGTGCTAGAGCAAGTGGGTGCAGAATATTATACGGTGCGTGCCAAACTGGAGCTTTTGCAGGAAGAAGAAGAGGAAAAGCAGCAGGCTGGTGCTGAGCCTGCAGTGAAAGAGGAAGCATTGCACCACCTCGAAGAGACAAACTACCAGGCAATGCACGACTTCGACGATCGTTTTTGTACCCTGAAGGCTGAGCTATTAGAGCTGCAGTTGTGCAAGGACACGTTGCATACCAGCCACAACGACTCCGATTCATCGGCGCATCGGACGTCTACGATCTCCCGAGTAAAACTTCCAGAGATACGGCTTCCAAATTTCAGTGGACGAATTCATGAGGGGGTGACATTCCGTGACACTTTCCGTAGTCTCATCGATCAGAGCGCGCAGCTGAACGAGATCGATAAATTTACTTACCTGAGGGCGTCACTTTCTGGCGAAGCGCTTCAAGAGATCAACTCGGTCGAAGTTTCTGCTGCAAACTACGATGTGGCTTGGAAGGCGTTGCAAAAACGGTACTAG